Proteins from a single region of Clostridiales bacterium:
- a CDS encoding peptidoglycan-binding protein: MYILKLGSKGPLVRLLQSVLLNLGYNIGTIDGVFGVQTQNSVLEYQRDNGLPVDGVVDQNTWTSLEKFILGYVSYTIKPKDSLFNIASTFLTNVNAILVANPGLDPMNLTVGQSIIVPLNSNVVLTNIYYTYDIMEMNIRSLKTRYPFIETGIIGQSVLGKNLYYIKLGKGKTEVSYNASHHGLEWITSLLTMKFIEDFSRAYATQSNLFGYDIKEIWENYSIYIVPMVNPDGVNLVLNGLDTNNPYYDKLLQLNNTGLPFSKVWQANIRGIDLNRNYPASWQLAKNQEAMFGITGPGPTRYGGPYPLSEPETQAMVNFTSSHDFKLVIAYHSQGEVIFWLYKNITPPNAQKIGETFSKLSGYALEKAPVTSLFAGYKDWFIEVYNKPGYTIEVGLGENPLPISQFDKIYKDNREIMIIAPTLINKIEDDD, encoded by the coding sequence ATGTACATTTTAAAATTAGGATCTAAAGGTCCTCTTGTTCGATTACTACAAAGCGTATTATTAAATTTAGGCTATAACATAGGCACAATTGATGGTGTCTTTGGTGTACAGACACAAAATTCAGTTTTAGAATATCAACGAGACAACGGTCTTCCTGTTGATGGTGTTGTTGATCAAAATACATGGACTTCTTTAGAAAAATTTATTTTGGGATATGTATCCTATACAATAAAACCAAAAGACAGTCTTTTTAACATTGCATCAACTTTTCTAACTAATGTCAACGCAATATTAGTTGCTAATCCTGGGCTAGACCCAATGAACTTGACTGTAGGCCAATCCATAATTGTTCCTCTAAACTCAAATGTTGTTCTAACCAACATCTACTACACATACGACATAATGGAAATGAACATACGATCGCTAAAAACAAGATATCCTTTCATTGAAACTGGTATAATCGGGCAAAGCGTCCTAGGAAAAAATCTCTACTACATAAAACTTGGTAAAGGAAAAACAGAGGTTTCATACAACGCCAGTCATCATGGCCTAGAATGGATCACATCTTTACTTACAATGAAATTTATTGAAGACTTTTCGCGTGCATATGCTACACAATCTAACCTATTTGGATATGACATAAAAGAAATTTGGGAAAACTACAGTATATATATTGTACCAATGGTCAATCCTGACGGTGTAAACCTTGTACTAAATGGTCTTGATACTAACAACCCTTACTACGATAAACTACTGCAATTAAACAACACGGGTCTACCATTTAGCAAAGTATGGCAAGCAAATATTCGCGGTATTGATCTTAATAGAAATTATCCGGCTTCATGGCAACTTGCAAAAAATCAAGAAGCAATGTTTGGTATAACAGGACCTGGCCCTACTAGATACGGTGGACCTTATCCTTTATCCGAACCAGAAACTCAAGCTATGGTAAACTTTACGTCTTCACACGATTTCAAACTTGTTATTGCATATCATTCTCAAGGTGAAGTAATATTCTGGTTGTACAAAAATATAACTCCTCCAAATGCACAAAAAATCGGCGAAACATTCTCTAAGCTTAGTGGATACGCCTTAGAAAAAGCACCTGTTACATCTTTATTTGCTGGATACAAAGACTGGTTTATAGAAGTGTATAACAAACCCGGCTACACAATAGAAGTCGGACTTGGTGAAAATCCTTTACCTATATCTCAATTTGACAAAATCTATAAAGACAACAGAGAAATAATGATTATAGCACCAACTCTTATAAATAAAATTGAAGACGATGACTAA
- a CDS encoding S1 RNA-binding domain-containing protein → MLVEEGKIVDGKVSVITKFGAFVQLPEGKNGLVHISEISEHYVKDVREHLTENQEVKVKILSIDPNGKISLSIRKAVPKKIQKEPQKSSEDVGKVKEPQVLSFEDRLAKFMKDSDERQHDLKRSFENKRGTTGPRKSARR, encoded by the coding sequence ATGCTAGTCGAAGAAGGAAAAATCGTTGACGGAAAAGTTTCCGTTATAACAAAGTTCGGAGCGTTTGTTCAGTTACCGGAAGGGAAAAATGGATTGGTACACATTTCAGAGATTTCAGAGCATTACGTAAAAGACGTCAGAGAACACCTTACAGAGAATCAAGAGGTAAAGGTGAAAATTTTATCTATTGATCCTAATGGCAAGATAAGTTTGTCAATTAGGAAAGCAGTTCCAAAGAAGATACAAAAGGAACCTCAGAAAAGTTCTGAAGATGTAGGTAAAGTTAAAGAGCCACAGGTTCTGTCGTTTGAAGATCGTCTTGCTAAATTTATGAAAGATAGTGACGAGAGGCAACATGATTTAAAAAGAAGCTTTGAAAATAAAAGGGGTACTACCGGTCCAAGAAAATCCGCAAGAAGATAA
- the spoVT gene encoding stage V sporulation protein T, with translation MRATGIVRRIDDLGRVVIPKEIRKTLRIREGDPLEIFTDKEGEIILKKYSPICELSDFALQYAESLFKSSGHITCISDRDTIIAVVGTPKKGYLGKSISTDLEKVIEERTDVLLTSPKDKMINIIKDDDAKYNSQVVSPIISDGDPIGAVIFLSLESDAKMTELEVKLASSASIFLGKQLE, from the coding sequence ATGAGAGCAACAGGTATAGTTAGAAGAATAGATGATCTTGGTAGAGTAGTTATTCCAAAAGAAATAAGAAAGACGTTAAGAATAAGGGAAGGGGATCCACTTGAAATTTTTACAGATAAAGAAGGAGAGATCATTCTAAAGAAGTATTCACCTATTTGTGAGCTTAGTGATTTTGCTTTACAATATGCTGAATCTCTCTTTAAATCAAGTGGACATATAACATGTATTTCAGATAGAGACACAATAATTGCAGTAGTAGGAACACCAAAGAAAGGATATCTTGGCAAGAGCATAAGCACTGATTTGGAAAAAGTAATAGAGGAAAGAACAGATGTATTATTAACATCACCTAAAGATAAAATGATAAATATTATAAAGGATGACGATGCAAAATATAATTCGCAAGTGGTGTCACCTATAATATCTGATGGAGATCCAATTGGAGCAGTTATATTTTTGTCGTTGGAATCTGATGCAAAAATGACAGAGCTTGAAGTAAAGCTTGCAAGTTCCGCATCCATTTTTTTAGGAAAGCAATTGGAGTAA
- a CDS encoding RNA-binding S4 domain-containing protein yields the protein MRIDKYLKVSRLIKRRTVANEACDREKVFVNGRVVKASYEVKIGDEIELRLEKNPLRVVVTSISAYVTKEGAKEMYEIR from the coding sequence TTGCGTATAGATAAATATTTAAAGGTATCTAGATTGATAAAAAGAAGGACAGTTGCGAATGAAGCTTGTGATAGGGAAAAAGTTTTTGTGAATGGAAGAGTTGTAAAAGCGTCGTATGAAGTAAAAATAGGTGATGAAATTGAATTGCGTCTAGAAAAGAATCCATTGCGTGTAGTAGTGACGAGTATTAGTGCATATGTGACTAAGGAAGGAGCAAAAGAAATGTATGAAATACGGTAG
- a CDS encoding response regulator transcription factor: MSKTILIVDDEKNIANILDFNLKKEGFNTIVANDGETAVDMAYSKKPDLILLDIMLPKLDGFSVCKKVRKDLNTPIIMLTAKEDEVDKVLGLELGADDYMTKPFSPRELMARIKANLRRTEMSENTQTEILKFGNLVINCASYEVKLKNKVIDITLREFELLKFLAQRKGQVFTRESLLEKVWGYEYFGDVRTVDVTVRRIREKIEQDPANPRYIITKRGVGYYFRK; this comes from the coding sequence GTGTCTAAGACTATATTGATAGTGGATGATGAGAAGAACATTGCAAATATATTGGATTTTAATTTGAAAAAGGAAGGATTTAATACAATAGTAGCAAATGATGGAGAAACTGCTGTGGATATGGCTTACAGCAAGAAACCAGATTTAATATTGTTGGATATAATGCTTCCAAAGTTGGATGGATTCTCGGTTTGTAAAAAAGTGAGAAAAGATCTTAATACACCTATTATTATGCTAACGGCTAAGGAAGATGAAGTTGATAAGGTTTTGGGGTTAGAGTTGGGTGCAGATGATTACATGACGAAACCCTTTAGTCCAAGAGAACTGATGGCGAGAATAAAAGCAAACTTAAGAAGGACAGAGATGTCTGAAAATACACAGACTGAAATTTTGAAATTTGGTAATCTTGTAATCAACTGTGCAAGTTATGAGGTTAAGCTAAAAAATAAAGTGATAGATATAACGCTTCGTGAGTTTGAGCTACTTAAGTTTTTGGCGCAAAGGAAGGGCCAAGTATTCACAAGGGAAAGTCTTTTAGAGAAGGTTTGGGGATATGAGTATTTTGGGGATGTAAGGACAGTGGATGTTACTGTACGAAGGATACGGGAGAAAATCGAGCAGGATCCGGCGAACCCTAGATATATAATAACTAAGCGAGGGGTAGGTTATTACTTTAGAAAATAA
- a CDS encoding HAMP domain-containing protein — protein sequence MTTERIKLFKSLQVRLVYMFVLMTSALMIIAAISINNSVQSSYYKTFKTRIEKGFDEWRLRKNPTRDEISHYLREEKNAMFLFLITDYKTYSIIDQKTNEIIYSSDKLFEEDREKLLNQIQRSSNYVKALAGLVGSKDKLIKFKDKAYLDYAKPEGDFVLYFRYDRDDWKGTIDKFNQIIYISFFIAIISSLIVGYFLSKTITTPIKDIMYKAKKMAEGEFEETLEVKSDDEIGKLTETFNYMAGEIQSHLTELKKEKNKIETILHYMTDGVIAFDMNGELIHVNSIAKHILNKDVFDYTFYDFVKELDLDITISKVSELKPFETIEENIYVSDKFLKMQVVNFSSKTNFNEGIIFVICDNTKQQRLDNMRRDFVANVSHELRTPLTSIKGYTETLLDGGVSDLKIANKFLNVIDSETDRMIRLVNDLLQLTKIDGDRIKWNKSIVNMNKLVEFIAYKMNLVIKDKGLSMKLAKGKKVSPVVIDRDRIEQVIVNILSNSIKYTPRGGRIEIATREDSDYVKVRIKDTGIGIPGEDLPRICERFYRVDKARSRKQGGTGLGLSIAKEILEQQNGKMEIESELNKGTVVTIYLSKREQM from the coding sequence ATGACGACAGAGCGTATTAAATTATTTAAGAGCCTACAGGTTAGGTTGGTATATATGTTTGTATTGATGACGTCGGCGCTTATGATCATTGCCGCTATATCGATAAACAATTCTGTACAGTCATCTTATTATAAGACATTTAAGACTAGAATAGAGAAAGGTTTTGATGAGTGGAGACTCAGGAAAAATCCTACACGTGATGAAATTTCGCATTACTTAAGAGAAGAGAAAAATGCTATGTTTTTGTTTTTGATAACTGACTACAAAACATATAGCATAATAGATCAAAAGACAAACGAGATAATTTATTCAAGTGACAAGTTATTTGAAGAGGATAGAGAAAAACTTTTAAATCAGATACAAAGATCTAGTAATTATGTAAAGGCGCTTGCAGGGCTAGTTGGAAGCAAGGACAAACTAATTAAGTTTAAAGATAAGGCATATCTAGATTACGCGAAACCTGAGGGTGATTTTGTATTATATTTTAGATATGATAGGGATGACTGGAAGGGTACGATAGATAAGTTTAATCAGATTATATATATAAGTTTTTTTATAGCAATAATTTCGTCGCTCATAGTTGGATATTTTTTGTCAAAAACTATAACGACACCAATAAAGGATATTATGTATAAAGCAAAAAAAATGGCAGAGGGAGAGTTTGAAGAGACGCTTGAGGTTAAGTCGGATGATGAGATAGGAAAGCTTACGGAGACCTTTAATTACATGGCGGGAGAGATACAGTCGCACTTAACTGAGTTAAAAAAAGAGAAGAACAAAATAGAGACAATACTTCACTACATGACAGATGGAGTAATAGCGTTTGATATGAACGGGGAATTAATACACGTAAATTCTATAGCAAAGCATATTTTAAATAAAGATGTGTTTGATTATACGTTTTATGATTTTGTAAAGGAACTTGATTTAGATATAACAATTAGTAAAGTGTCAGAGTTAAAGCCATTTGAGACCATAGAAGAAAATATTTATGTAAGTGATAAATTTTTAAAGATGCAAGTGGTGAATTTTAGTAGTAAGACTAATTTTAATGAAGGAATAATATTTGTTATTTGTGATAACACGAAGCAACAAAGATTGGATAATATGCGAAGGGATTTTGTGGCAAATGTATCGCATGAGTTAAGAACACCACTTACATCAATAAAAGGCTATACTGAAACATTATTAGATGGGGGGGTTTCAGATTTAAAAATAGCAAATAAATTTTTGAATGTTATAGATTCAGAGACAGATAGAATGATACGTTTGGTTAATGATTTATTACAGCTAACTAAAATAGATGGGGATAGAATTAAATGGAATAAGAGTATAGTTAATATGAATAAATTAGTGGAGTTTATTGCATATAAAATGAATTTAGTTATAAAGGATAAAGGCCTATCGATGAAACTTGCAAAAGGGAAAAAGGTATCTCCAGTTGTGATAGATAGAGACAGGATAGAGCAAGTTATAGTAAATATTTTAAGTAATTCAATTAAATATACTCCAAGGGGTGGAAGGATAGAAATAGCTACAAGAGAGGATAGCGATTATGTTAAAGTTAGAATAAAAGATACAGGTATAGGTATACCGGGGGAAGATTTACCAAGGATTTGCGAGAGATTTTATAGAGTAGACAAAGCACGGTCTAGAAAGCAAGGAGGCACAGGACTTGGTTTGTCTATAGCAAAAGAAATACTAGAACAGCAGAATGGGAAAATGGAAATTGAAAGTGAATTAAATAAGGGGACTGTAGTTACAATCTATTTATCAAAGAGAGAGCAAATGTAG